A single Nicotiana tabacum cultivar K326 chromosome 5, ASM71507v2, whole genome shotgun sequence DNA region contains:
- the LOC107831731 gene encoding auxin response factor 18-like, giving the protein MITSMEEEDKWLDSKFWHACAGNMVELPAVNSIVFYFPQGHAEHACGNVEFRSEIRIPSYIPCRVSGIKYMADQENDEVFAKIRMTPVSSNEVENVDDGVVAKSGLDNDQEKPTSFAKTLTQSDANNGGGFSVPRYCADTIFPRLDYSADPPVQTLLAKDVHGKTWKFRHIYRGTPRRHLLTTGWTTFVNSKKLVAGDSIVFLRAENGDVCVGIRRVKKGIADEHDTSFVAPYGGFSAFLRHDENKLMKRGKVKVESVIEAANLAASGQPFEVTFYPRASTPEFFVKASRVEAALQVRWCSGMRFKMAFENEDSTMSWFMGTICSVQVADPIRWTDSPWRLLQVTWDEPDLLQHVKCVNPWLVELVSNMPTVHFSPLSPPQKKPRLLQRSDFPLNCHLPMPGFPDNHFLPNDTPAGMQGARHTQYGFSLSDLHFNKLHSSPFPVGFPPLDHAAATPSPSNSTLIPKPSSSNDMSCLLTLGSSTETATKSDCDKAPQLVLFGQPIFTEQQISLSSSGDTVSPVCARASSSDGNADKIGNISDESAFTFDHHGLSEQNVEIGHCKVFIESEDVGLTLELSELGSYEALHKKLSNIFGIKIPEMLNRVLYRDITGAVKQLGDEPFSDFVKTARRLTILTDASSVGARE; this is encoded by the exons ATGATTACTTCTATGGAAGAAGAAGACAAGTGGTTAGATTCTAAATTTTGGCATGCTTGTGCTGGTAATATGGTAGAACTGCCTGCAGTTAATTCAATAGTGTTCTACTTTCCTCAAGGACACGCTGAGCACGCGTGTGGAAATGTGGAATTTAGGAGTGAAATTAGAATTCCATCTTATATTCCTTGTAGAGTTTCGGGTATTAAATACATGGCAGATCAAGAAAATGATGAGGTTTTTGCCAAAATTAGGATGACACCTGTTAGTAGTAATGAGGTTGAAAATGTTGATGATGGGGTGGTTGCGAAAAGCGGGTTGGATAATGATCAGGAAAAACCCACTTCATTCGCAAAGACATTAACGCAATCAGATGCGAATAATGGTGGGGGGTTTTCTGTTCCAAGGTATTGTGCAGATACAATCTTTCCTCGTTTGGACTACTCTGCAGATCCTCCTGTCCAGACCTTATTAGCGAAGGATGTTCACGGGAAGACATGGAAATTCAGACATATTTACCGAGGGACACCTAGGCGTCATCTTTTAACTACCGGTTGGACTACTTTTGTGAATTCAAAAAAGCTCGTTGCGGGGGATTCCATTGTGTTCCTGAGGGCTGAAAATGGGGATGTTTGTGTGGGCATTCGCCGAGTAAAGAAGGGAATTGCAGATGAACATGATACTTCTTTCGTGGCACCATACGGAGGGTTTTCCGCTTTTCTCAGGCATGATGAGAATAAGTTAATGAAGAGGGGAAAAGTGAAGGTGGAATCAGTTATTGAAGCTGCAAATCTTGCAGCTAGTGGACAGCCCTTTGAGGTTACTTTCTACCCCCGAGCTAGCACTCCAGAGTTCTTTGTGAAGGCCTCACGTGTGGAGGCGGCATTGCAGGTCCGTTGGTGCTCGGGGATGAGGTTCAAGATGGCGTTCGAAAATGAAGACTCAACGATGAGCTGGTTCATGGGAACTATATGTTCTGTTCAGGTTGCTGATCCCATTCGATGGACAGATTCGCCCTGGCGGCTTCTTCAG GTGACATGGGACGAGCCAGATCTGCTTCAACATGTAAAGTGTGTCAACCCATGGCTTGTGGAATTAGTCTCGAACATGCCCACCGTCCACTTTTCTCCCCTCTCACCCCCACAGAAGAAACCTCGATTACTTCAACGTTCAGATTTTCCTCTTAACTGTCATCTACCTATGCCGGGTTTTCCCGACAACCACTTTCTTCCCAACGACACCCCTGCTGGCATGCAGGGAGCCAGGCATACCCAATATGGTTTCTCATTATCAGATCTCCACTTCAATAAGCTGCATTCAAGTCCGTTTCCTGTCGGTTTTCCACCACTTGATCATGCTGCTGCAACCCCTAGTCCCTCCAATAGTACATTAATTCCCAagccaagtagcagcaatgatatGTCTTGTTTACTAACACTTGGAAGTTCTACCGAAACAGCGACCAAATCTGATTGTGACAAAGCACCACAACTTGTACTCTTTGGTCAACCCATATTTACTGAACAGCAGATCTCTCTAAGCAGCTCAGGAGATACGGTTTCTCCTGTTTGTGCAAGGGCTAGTTCTTCAGATGGGAATGCAGATAAAATAGGGAACATATCCGATGAATCGGCTTTTACGTTTGATCATCATGGTCTATCTGAGCAAAATGTAGAGATTGGACACTGTAAAGTTTTCATAGAATCAGAAGATGTAGGACTAACACTGGAACTATCAGAGCTGGGATCGTACGAGGCGTTACACAAGAAGTTGTCCAATATATTTGGCATTAAAATTCCGGAGATGCTTAATCGTGTGCTTTACCGAGATATCACTGGTGCGGTGAAGCAACTTGGTGATGAACCATTTAG TGACTTTGTGAAAACAGCACGAAGGTTAACAATTTTAACGGATGCAAGCAGCGTAGGAGCTAGGGAGTAG